A window of Coriobacteriia bacterium contains these coding sequences:
- a CDS encoding PDDEXK nuclease domain-containing protein, with protein MPPLAAQLTWTNITELLTIDEQGKRDYYMAMSAHERWSKRTLRAKVDGKLYERAVHAAGGCDGITVGLAAPGSVDTTKPEMAFRDPYVLDFLGLDARHSEAALEQAILDEMQRFLLELGADFCFVARQKRIVVDGADFYLDLLFYHRGMRCLVAIELKARKLEPGDKGQMELYLRWLDAHERRSGEEPPVGLILCARKGPQQTALLGLDRGEIRAAQYLTEPMCDEMQRRLAAITEATSGEV; from the coding sequence GTGCCGCCACTGGCGGCACAATTGACGTGGACCAACATTACCGAGCTTCTCACCATCGACGAGCAGGGTAAACGCGACTACTACATGGCCATGTCCGCCCACGAACGCTGGTCGAAACGTACTCTGCGCGCGAAGGTCGACGGCAAGTTGTACGAGCGAGCCGTCCATGCTGCGGGAGGCTGTGATGGCATCACAGTGGGGCTGGCGGCGCCGGGCTCAGTTGATACTACCAAGCCGGAGATGGCGTTTAGAGACCCGTACGTTCTCGACTTCCTCGGCCTTGATGCGAGGCACAGTGAAGCGGCTCTGGAGCAGGCGATCCTCGACGAGATGCAGCGGTTCCTGCTTGAGCTGGGAGCCGACTTCTGCTTCGTCGCGAGGCAGAAGCGAATCGTGGTTGACGGCGCGGACTTCTACCTGGACCTGCTCTTCTATCATCGAGGCATGCGATGCCTCGTGGCGATCGAGCTCAAGGCGCGCAAGTTGGAGCCGGGAGACAAGGGCCAAATGGAGCTCTACCTCCGTTGGCTTGACGCCCATGAACGACGCAGCGGCGAGGAGCCACCGGTCGGCCTCATCCTATGCGCGCGGAAAGGGCCGCAGCAGACAGCACTTCTCGGTTTGGATCGGGGAGAGATCCGTGCGGCGCAGTACCTCACAGAACCGATGTGCGACGAGATGCAACGGCGACTGGCTGCGATCACGGAAGCAACGAGCGGGGAGGTGTAG
- a CDS encoding nucleotidyl transferase AbiEii/AbiGii toxin family protein: MERLLEVLGALREDPDLGDQFVLHGGTALNVFHGEIPRLSVDIDLMYVGEIDVDRMREQRPRIDARFREVVGALGYSVQATNDEHSGRTYRVKYPGDYLKVDISYLARVALLDPEMRSCQYADPPAEYPVVQLQELVAGKVKAMIERDAARDLYDLYRMADLSPMAFDDPLARALTIRSLCAADPFPFVTDPVAAVRRLGGTVRDFLEPLVAVLPVDQVPDFETMLDAVAGWLEPLSRKTAAEQEFMMRLGNDAEYCPELLFAEWPEVLDRAEADPVMAWKRLNLERRLAGPSRGDAD, encoded by the coding sequence GTGGAACGCCTCCTGGAGGTACTTGGTGCGCTGCGTGAGGATCCTGACCTTGGTGACCAATTCGTGCTGCACGGCGGCACCGCTCTCAACGTCTTCCACGGCGAGATCCCGCGTCTTTCGGTGGATATCGATCTCATGTACGTCGGGGAGATCGATGTTGATCGCATGCGTGAGCAGCGCCCGCGAATTGACGCTCGGTTTCGCGAGGTTGTGGGAGCGCTTGGTTACTCGGTTCAGGCGACCAACGATGAGCACAGCGGGCGAACCTATCGGGTCAAGTACCCAGGCGACTACCTCAAGGTCGACATCAGCTATCTAGCTCGGGTCGCCCTTCTGGATCCGGAGATGCGCTCGTGCCAGTACGCCGACCCTCCCGCCGAATACCCTGTGGTCCAGTTGCAGGAGCTCGTCGCCGGAAAGGTCAAAGCGATGATAGAGCGGGATGCGGCTCGGGATCTCTATGACCTGTACCGTATGGCCGACCTGAGTCCAATGGCGTTCGATGATCCGCTGGCTCGGGCGCTGACGATTCGCTCGCTCTGTGCCGCCGACCCGTTCCCTTTCGTCACCGATCCGGTTGCCGCCGTCCGCAGACTTGGAGGTACCGTCCGCGATTTTCTCGAGCCGCTGGTTGCGGTCCTGCCCGTCGACCAGGTACCTGACTTCGAAACCATGCTCGACGCCGTCGCCGGATGGCTTGAACCTCTGAGTCGTAAGACAGCAGCAGAGCAGGAGTTCATGATGCGGCTGGGTAACGACGCAGAGTACTGCCCGGAGCTCCTCTTCGCTGAGTGGCCGGAGGTGCTCGACCGCGCCGAGGCAGATCCCGTGATGGCGTGGAAGCGACTCAACCTCGAGCGACGACTGGCCGGTCCGAGTCGGGGCGATGCCGACTGA
- a CDS encoding SHOCT domain-containing protein, whose translation MDDVIAGLERLSALRSSGALTDDEFTALKQELLASHRSGTSASDGLLQVEPVLPAMPAGLEFNTSWEPRSPLASSPIGREPLAPIGHDIPAPAVEVEITCPECGMQWELEPHEATLPVFQCEDCGFPIPTHGASPSSRPADAVWPTEDDEALLEEATRQAMDATRSATQGMPVCATCGTPYDPADYRAGASEWLCGRCGSVL comes from the coding sequence ATGGATGATGTGATTGCGGGTCTGGAGCGCCTATCGGCGCTGCGTTCGAGTGGCGCTTTGACTGACGATGAGTTCACCGCCCTCAAACAGGAGCTGCTCGCCTCTCATCGGAGTGGGACATCGGCCAGCGACGGCCTCCTCCAAGTGGAGCCTGTGCTGCCAGCCATGCCGGCCGGCCTTGAATTCAACACCAGTTGGGAGCCCCGTTCGCCCCTAGCGTCGTCACCAATCGGTCGAGAGCCCCTTGCACCGATCGGCCACGACATCCCAGCGCCTGCCGTTGAAGTGGAGATTACCTGCCCCGAGTGCGGGATGCAGTGGGAGCTAGAGCCGCACGAGGCGACGTTGCCGGTCTTTCAGTGCGAGGACTGCGGCTTTCCTATTCCGACCCATGGCGCGTCGCCATCCTCGCGGCCCGCAGACGCCGTATGGCCGACCGAGGATGACGAGGCGTTACTCGAGGAGGCCACCCGGCAGGCGATGGACGCCACGCGAAGTGCTACGCAGGGCATGCCAGTGTGCGCAACCTGTGGCACGCCCTACGACCCCGCTGACTACCGCGCTGGCGCGAGCGAATGGCTCTGCGGGCGCTGTGGTAGCGTGCTGTAG